The Candidatus Cloacimonadota bacterium region ATAATGATATCCCCTACAGAAATTTGTTTTACGTCCCGATGATAAATTTGATAAAATATTTACACGCATACGGCTTTCAAGTTTACATTGTATCCGGCTCTACACAAGGATTTATCCGAGCTTTTTGCGAAAAATATCTTTATATTCCCCAAAACTTTATCATTGGTTCTGAGATTAAACTTTCGTTCCAATATTCCGACTCTGCCGTAAAATTTATTCGGGATAACAAATTTGAAAGCATAAATGCAGACACGATTAAAGCATTGAATATTAAAAACAGAATCGGGATAAAACCGATATTTGCCTTTGGAAATTCTAACGGTGATTTACAAATGTTACAACTTTCTTTTAGTAATAATTTACCCAATATACAACTTGTTCTGGATCATGATGATTCCAAACGCGAATATGAATATTCTAAGGAAAAGCTATTAAAAATTTGTAAAAAAAATGGTTGGAAGATCGTTAGTATGAAAAATGATTTTCGGATAATTTTTGCAGGAGAAAAAAGATGAACAAAAATTTGCTTGATT contains the following coding sequences:
- a CDS encoding HAD family hydrolase, encoding MKHYLRKRIKYFYPISALLLILVSCSINQSVGKQKFDELTTWNNTAVKSEIVQFVENVSNPGNPNFVPQSKRIAVFDLDGTLLCERPMYVSALMAIEHLKKQISQDSNLVNIQPYKAIAENNLKYLWHHPDELIGPDHFGKTQQEYIASVDLFFEKQINPDNDIPYRNLFYVPMINLIKYLHAYGFQVYIVSGSTQGFIRAFCEKYLYIPQNFIIGSEIKLSFQYSDSAVKFIRDNKFESINADTIKALNIKNRIGIKPIFAFGNSNGDLQMLQLSFSNNLPNIQLVLDHDDSKREYEYSKEKLLKICKKNGWKIVSMKNDFRIIFAGEKR